The following coding sequences are from one Lolium rigidum isolate FL_2022 chromosome 6, APGP_CSIRO_Lrig_0.1, whole genome shotgun sequence window:
- the LOC124663127 gene encoding potassium channel KAT3-like, translating to MARSSSSSSPRKGSWGTRCFPCYNGERGAGFNGCNVPDDLLPSLGATAAQHQSTPSRLRKYLVWPYDPRYKVWETFLILLVVYSAWICPLEFAFMRYLPRAPFVVDDVVNAFFAVDIVLTFFVPFVDKKSYLVVDDPKKIAIRYLSTWFIFDVCSTVPFHSINHLFNKHGLGFRFLNVLRLWRLRRVSSLFARLEKDIRFNYAVIRCTKLISVTLFAVHCAGCINYLIADRYPNPARTWIGAVMPDFREDGLWDRYVTCLYWSITTMTTTGYGDLHAQNAREMLFGISYMLFNLWLTAYLIGNMTNLVVHSTGRTRDFRDMIQAASDFSARNQLPRQIEDQMLNHICLRFKAEGLKQQETLDILPRAMRSSISLYLFYPVVHGAYLFKGVSSGFIQQLVTEMVAEYFAPKEDIILQNEYPSDLHLLVTGEVDVVAFLDGTERVCGKTTEGGLLGEIGVLCNKPQTFTFRTTKLSQVLRISRPKLMDIIQENAEDGEIIRLNLQQVNNI from the exons ATGGcacgctcttcttcttcctcctctcctcgcAAGGGGTCATGGGGGACACGGTGCTTCCCATGCTACAATGGAGAAAGAGGCGCCGGGTTCAATGGCTGCAACGTCCCTGACGATCTCCTGCCGTCGCTCGGCGCCACCGCCGCCCAGCACCAGAGTACCCCGAGCAGGCTCAGGAAGTACCTCGTCTGGCCTTACGATCCTCGATACAA GGTATGGGAGACGTTCCTGATCCTTCTTGTGGTGTACTCGGCGTGGATATGCCCGCTGGAGTTCGCCTTCATGAGATACCTTCCTCGGGCGCCTTTTGTCGTGGACGACGTCGTCAATGCCTTCTTCGCCGTCGACATCGTCCTCACTTTCTTCGTGCCGTTCGTCGACAAGAAGTCCTACCTTGTCGTCGACGATCCGAAGAAAATCGCGATCAG GTATCTGTCGACTTGGTTCATCTTCGATGTGTGTTCGACTGTCCCATTCCACTCCATCAACCACCTTTTCAACAAGCACGGCCTCGGCTTCAGGTTCCTCAATGTTCTTCGACTTTGGCGGTTGCGCAGAGTCAGTTCCCTGTTTGCAAG GCTTGAAAAGGACATCCGCTTCAACTACGCGGTGATACGCTGCACCAAGCTCATCTCA GTCACCCTGTTCGCCGTACACTGCGCCGGGTGCATCAACTACCTCATCGCCGACAGGTATCCGAACCCGGCGAGGACCTGGATCGGCGCCGTCATGCCGGACTTCAGGGAGGACGGGCTGTGGGATCGCTACGTCACCTGCCTCTACTGGTCcatcaccaccatgaccaccaccGGCTACGGCGACCTGCACGCACAGAACGCCAGGGAgatgctcttcggcatctcgtacaTGCTCTTTAACCTCTGGCTCACCGCTTACCTCATCGGCAACATGACCAACCTCGTCGTCCACAGCACCGGCCGAACCAGAGACTTT AGGGACATGATTCAGGCAGCTTCGGACTTCTCGGCGAGGAACCAGCTGCCGCGGCAGATAGAGGACCAGATGCTCAACCACATATGCCTAAGGTTCAAGGCGGAGGGGCTCAAGCAGCAGGAGACGCTAGACATACTACCCAGGGCGATGCGATCGAGCATTTCTCTCTATCTCTTCTACCCGGTGGTTCATGGAGCTTACCTGTTCAAGGGAGTCTCCTCGGGTTTCATCCAGCAACTG GTGACTGAGATGGTAGccgagtactttgccccaaaggAGGACATCATATTGCAGAACGAGTACCCATCGGACCTGCACCTTCTTGTCACCGGAGAAGTG GATGTTGTGGCGTTCCTCGATGGAACAGAGCGG GTCTGTGGAAAAACAACTGAGGGTGGACTGCTCGGGGAGATCGGAGTACTGTGCAACAAGCCGCAGACGTTCACTTTCCGGACGACGAAACTATCTCAGGTTCTCAGGATCAGTAGGCCCAAGCTGATGGATATCATCCAAGAAAATGCAGAAGATGGCGAAATCATCAGACTCAACCTTCAACAAGTAAATAATATTTAA